TTCGAAGACAACCAGTATTTGACCTTTAAGATCGGAGAGGAAACTTTCGGGATCGGGCTTTTGAATGTAAAAGAAATCCTAGAATACACTCATGTTACCACGGTTCCGATGATGCCTTCTTTTATCCCGGGGGTAATCAATCTAAGAGGAAATGTGGTCCCAGTTTTGGACGTATGTGATAAGTTTTTCAGGAAAAAACATTCTCCAGATAAAAGAACCTGTATCGTGATCGTAGAAGTTCCCGAATCAGTAAACGGGGCTAGAATGGATATCGGCCTGATCGTTGAATCCGTATATGAGGTGTTGAGTATTCCTTCTTCCGAGATAGAACCTCCTCCCACATTCGGATCCAGGATACGTGTGGATTTTTTAGCGGGAATGGCAAGACAAGCCAGCGGATTCATTCTTTTACTAAACCTTCTCCGCTTATTGACGGTAGAAGAATTGACCGCATTGGAAGAAACAAAAGAAGAAGCGGCTAACGCAATTCCTGCCGGCTGAAAGATGGAGCCTGAAATCGTTCGGGATATCTTTCTGCAACCAGGAGGCTTTTACTGGGGGGAGAATGGAATAAGGATCCGCACTCTTTTAGGCTCCTGTGTCGCATTATGTTTTTGGCATCCATATTCGAAAGTGGGTGGAATGGCCCATATCATGTTACCTAAACGACCTCCTCATATTTCTGAACCTCATCCTAAATATGCGGACGATGCCTTGGAAAGTTTTCTCCAACAATTCCAAAAATTGGGAGAACGACCGGGAAGGTTCGTATGCAAAATTTTTGGTGGAGCTTCCATGTTTTCTCCGGAAGAGGATAAACTAGAAGAGGTGAAAAAGATCGTAGAAATAGGTGAAAAAAATGTGGAATCCGTCTTGGATCTGGTCCGTAAGGCAAATATAGATCTAACCGCCTCCAATATAGGAGGTAAATCCCACCGAAAAATATATTTCTCCCTTTGGGATGGAGAGGTGTATATGGAAAATCCTAAAAATTAGTATAACATGATATACGTATATATTATCGACGATTCTGCTGTAGTCCGATCCGTACTTAAACAAGTATTAGAAATGAATTCGGATATAACTGTAATCGGTTCATCTCCCGATCCTGTATTCGCTTTAGAAAAATTAGGAAAGTCGGAAAGATGGCCCGATGTGATCGTTCTGGATATCGAGATGCCTAGGATGGACGGGATCAGTTTTTTAAAGAAGATAATGCACACTCACCCTACTCCTATATTGATTTGCTCTTCTCTTGCGGAGGAATCCTCGGAAACCGCTTGGATCGCTTTGAAGGAAGGTGCAGTTGGAATTGTTACCAAACCCAAAATCGGTTTAAAAGATTTTTTGGAAGATTCCGCAGTTTATTTGGGAGAATGTATTCGTTCTGCATCTGTTTCTAAACTGAAACATCAAATTCCGGTTCCTTCTCCCAGACCGAACGGACTTGATTTTACAAAAATTGCAACTACCGATAGGATCGTGGCTATCGGGACTTCTACAGGAGGAACAATTGCATTGGAGGAAATTCTAACTTCTCTTCCCGCAAATAGTCCGGGTATAGTGATCGTTCAACATATGCCTGAAAAATTCACGGAAACATTTGCAAATCGTTTGGATAAAATCTGCAAAATTACAGTAAGAGAAGCTAAAGACGGAGACCGAATACAAGAAGGTATCGCACTTATTGCCCCAGGTAATAAACATATGGAAGTAGTAGGAAGTGGCGCTCAATTTATCGTAAGAATTACGGATGGACCACTCGTAAATCGTCATAGACCTTCGGTGGATGTATTATTTCATTCGGTCGCAAAACATGTGGGAAGAAATGCAAAAGCTTTCTTACTTACGGGAATGGGAGCAGATGGAGCTGCAGGTCTTTTGGAGATTAGGAAAGCCGGAGGAAGAACCATCGCTCAAGACGAAGCGAGTTCAGTAGTGTTCGGTATGCCCAGGGAAGCTATAGAAAGAGGAGCTGCGGAAAAAATACTTTCCTTAGGAGATGTTCCTTCCGAGATTCTCGCCGGTTAACCGACGAGAACCTTAGAAGATATAAACTTAAAGAAGAGAGAAAGTTACCTTATTCTTTCTATCTTGGATCTCTTCAGGAGTTTCGATCTTAACGACCTCATCCGGAACGATCTTAAAGATGGTTTGTCCTTTTTGGATAATCTTTCCATCGCTATCCTTCAGGATCACATCTTTGATGGTTCCCGAGAATGGAGCGGTGATTTTATTGAACATCTTCATTACTTCTACGATGAATAAAGGTTGGCCTGCTTTAAAATGTTCACCTTCTTTCACCATCGGAGGTAGATCCGGAGCTTCCTTAGAGTAGAACATTCCTCCCATTGGAGAAACGATCTCGTCGGAACTTGCTTTAGGAGCTGGAGCCAAAAATTTGATGAATGCGTCTCTTGTGTCCGCCTTCTTAAATTCTTCAGGGATCACCGGCTCTAAATTTTCATCCACGCCAAGTTTATAAAAACCGGATTTGTTTCCAAGGTTCGGAATAAGTTTTAGTAATTCCAATCCGATTTGGAAACCTTTATGGGAAGAAATCGCCTTGGTCCAAACACCAGCATCCACTCCGGCAGGAGCCTTTCCTGCAAATACGGAGTCCCAATCCGGAGAATCCTCTTTTTTGCCGGTAAGTTTTCCCAGTTCTTTATAAAAAGCTAATGCAGATTGTAAAACTGCTTGGTCATGGTCCCAGATCTGTTCGGAAGGAGATTGGTGTAATTCACCTTCCATATGCAGATAATAGTAAAGGTCGGAAAGAATATGGATTGGATTTCGCAACCAAACTACCTGATCTTTTTCGATCTTCCAGGAAACATTCTCATGATAACCTAAGAACCCTGCTAAAACATGAGCATCTGCAAGCAGTTCAGCCACAGGTCTTGTGATCAAGGTAAGCTTGCGAGAAAGAACTTTCTTTCCTTCTGCAGGAGCATTAGAAAGAAGTTTTGTCCAAGCGACTTCTAGATCCACATCTTTGCCTAGGCTCTCGAGAGCGCCCACTGCAGCAAGATAAGAGATCATAAATGCTGTAGAAGGTTTGAATAAAGGATCCTTTCCTAAGATCCAATGGATCAAGCCATAATGAACGAGCAAGTTGGTCTGTAAATCCTGACCTCTAAGTTCGGTCTTTCTAAGAATATTTCCGAGTTTACGAAGGTTATCCTCTCTACTGGTTCCGTAAGTGATCAAAAGTGCTATATTTGAATCATAAGCACCAGCTACTTTATAATGTACGAATAGACCGGTATCAGGATTTCTAACGGAAATCCCTTGGTCGTCCCTGATCTCTTCCGGTAAAGGTTTGGACCAGCCTAAGATTACTCCACCCGCGTGAGGTTGAATCGCCTTATTGGTAGCGTTGATACGAACTTCCGCTCCGGAAATATTTCGAACGACACGTTCCGGTTTAGGTAATCTTTTTCCGTGAAGAGCAAGAAGAGCCATTGCCTCGATCAAACTGTCTACGATAAAGAATTCGGATTTGTTTTCGGGATTGGTAAACTTCAAAGAATACACCATTTCGGTGACTCTATGTTCCACCTGGATCCTGGTGTTCATCTCCATGAAGAAGTGATTGGTTCCTTCTACGATCAACTCGAAAGTGGAAACGCTATTTAAAGCTACAGCTTCTCCGAATCTTTCGGATTGTTCTTCCATTTCTTTGAGAACTTGTAAGTCCGCCTTCATGATCTCCGCTTTTTTAGGAGATGTTTTTTCTAGAACGGCAATCTCGTTTTGTAGAAGTTCCTGAGTAAGAGAAATTTCCAGAAGTTTTTGTTCGTGCATTTGCACAGAACAGTCTCTTCCACCAAGAGCCAGGCACCATTCTCCGTTACCGATCAACTGGATCTCATTGTGTCTGGTTTTTTCGATATTTAATTCTATCAAAAAGTTCCTGTTGGAACCTGGAGCTGTTACTTTAGATTCTGATAGTATTTCTTGTACTGCAGTTTTTACTTCTTCCGGTTTAGAAACAACCCTCTGGCCTTTTCCACCACCACCGCCAACGTATTTAAAACGAATACGATTGCTTGGATATTTTTTCCAGATCTCTGCAGTTTCGATTTCTGCCTGAGCCTGTAATTCAGGAATGGTTACTAATTCGGTGATCTTTTCGTAACCTGCGTATAATAAGGCTTCAGCGTTTTCTTCCAAAGAGATAGAAGAATTATACGTATAGTTTAAACCCTTTTCTTTCGCAAGAGTAACTAACGCTTTTTCGTCCTTTGCTTTTTTAAGAAGGCAAGTAGCGGAGATTGTATCCACACCCGGAGTTACGGAAACATTCAGCTTGCGAGCGAGTTTTTTTGCCTCGTCCTTAGAACCCGCTTGGTGGGCTACATGAGAAGAAGGTCCCATAAAGGTAATTCCGCTCTCTTCGATTGCTTCGATGAATTCGGAATCTTCCGCCATAAATCCGTAACCTGCAAAGATATGAGTGTAACCATTATCTTTTGCAATTTGGATGATCTGTTTGATTCTAGCAGCTTTTTCTTCTGCGCCGGCTCCCATATAATCTGGAACCCTGTGGATATTGGAAGGGAATCTAAAATCCCTAAGCTCCGGAGCGAGTGCCATCGGATAAACGACTGAATCTTTTTCGGAAAGAAGAATACCATATTCTCTGATCCCGATCTGGTCGAAAATTTCCATTGCCTCTTTTCGAACTGGGCCCCGGCAAACGATCAGACATTTGATCGTTTCTAAAGAGAAAGAATGGATCCAAGGAGAAGTAGATTCGCGAAATGTAATGCGCCGATTTTGGTAGTCGATCATCTTTGTTTACTCGAATTCCCTTTGAGGTCCGGACATCGGTCCGGGTTTGTAGTGTCGGATTAAATAATCTAAATTTTTATACAGAATGTTTCTGGTAGTTCCCGGAAGAACGATCCTGGAAACGGAACCTAAAGATAATGCTTCCTTAGGGTTCATTAGATCTTTCTCGTATTTTTGAGAAAGAAGCTGCAGTTTCTTATCCCTCGTCGCGGCGGCATCCTTTTCGGATGCACCATTCTTCAGATTTTCCTTATATTCTTTTTGGATCGCAGTGATCTCGTCTTTGTAAACGTAATCCTTACCTGCAGGTCCCATTACCGCGATTCTTGCGGTAGGGAGTGCAAACACCATGTCCGCACCAGTATGGTATGAGTTGAAACTTGCGTAAGCTCCACCGAATGCGTTTCTAATGATCAAGGTCAATCTTGGAGTGCGGATATCGATGATCGAATCCAGAAGTTTTCTTCCTTCGAGAACGATACCGTTCTGCTCCTGCTCTTTTCCAGGCAAGAATCCGGTGGTATCTTCTAAGAAGATTAAAGGAATATTATACACGTTACAGAAGCGGATAAATCTTGTACCTTTTCTTGCTGCACCGATATCTATCTGACCGGAAGAAACCGCAGAATTATTCGCAACAAATCCCACCACATGTCCGCCCAATCTACCGAATGCAGTAACCAGGTTTCTGGATCTTTGAGGTTGGATCTCGAAATACTGACCATGATCACAAATATTTTGGATATATAATGTGATATCGAATGGTGTGTTCATCCCCGTAGGAGAATTGAATGTCTTTTTAAATAAAATCTCTTCTTCGTAGATGAATCTATCAGTAGGATCGGACGTTGGATGGAAAGGTGCTGCACTGGAACTATTATCCGGAAGATAAGAAAGAAGTCTGAGTGCTGTTCTTAAAGCTCCTAACTCATCGTTAGTAACTAAGTCAACTACCCCACTCTGTCCGTGGACTTTTGGTCCTCCCAGATCATCAGCACTGATATCCTCACCCAAAACTGATTTAACAACTCCAGGTCCTGTCAATCCGAAGAATGTATTCTCCGGTTGGATCATAAAAGAACCTTGTCTTGGAAGATAAGCTCCACCACCTGCGTTAAATCCAAACATTAACATTAAGCTTGGAACTACACCGCTGATCTTTCTGAGCGCTGTAAACGCTTCCGAATATCCGTCTAGACCGCCCACTCCTGCAGGAACATAGGCACCTGCAGAGTCGTTCATTCCGATCAGAGGAATTCCATGCTCGCCTGCCATATAGATAAGTCTTGCGAGTTTGTTTCCGTTAGTAGCATCCATGGACCCCGCTCTGAGAGTGAAGTCATGTCCGTAGATCGCTACGTCCCTTCCGTTAATATTTAAAATACCGGTAATTAAGGAAGCCCCGTCTAAATTTTTTCCCCAGTTCTGGTAGAGAATATTAGGCTCTGAATTGGTAAGGACTTTGATCCTTTCCCAAACAGTCATTCTTCCTTTAGAATGTTGTACTAGGATCCTATCTGTCCCTCCTCCTTGAAGAGGTTTTTCCAGTAACTCTTTGCCCATTGCATTGGCATCGTCGTAAATACTGGAAACGGGTTGGGATTCCGATTGGTTAGAAGATTGAAACGGATTATCTATAGAGTACGCTTGTTCCGACATACGGTACACAGTTTTTAGAGAAAGGCCAGGGAGGAAAGCTAAAAACCGCGGTTTGGCAAACGGATTTATTGCAGGCTAGAATCCACGGTATCATAGATCTTAAAAAGGGAATCCATATCTATGATCTCAAAAACCTTACGAACTGCGGGGCGTAAAGCTGCAAGTTTAAGCTGTATTTCTCTTTCTTTACAAACTCTTAAGGAACCAACGATGACTCTTAAACCTGCGGAAGAAACGAACTCTACGTTGGACATATCCAAGACGATATTGGATTCTGTAGCTTTTCGAATATGATCCATGAATGCTTGTTCGATCCTATGTGTATTATGAACGTCCATATTCCCGATAAGATGGATCACTCTAGAGTTCCCTTTTATTTCTACCGTCAGTTCCATTTTGCCCCCATCGTCAGCGGAAAAATTTTTGGAGAGTGAGTATGTTTCTTCCCTCTTCCATTTTATAATCCACCACGTCCATCAGTGTCTCAATCAGATACACACCGAATCCGCCTTTTCTTTTTCCGGAGAGATTTTCCTCTATGGACGGGTCTTTCACATTCGTTCTGTCAAATCCTTTTCCGGAATCAGTCAGCACGATCGTGATAGAATCTTCAGTGAACCGAATTTTACAATCGAATTTCGGATTTCTGAGCAGAGTATCTTTGTACCCGTGCATTACGATATTGGTAGCCGCCTCGTCCCCCGCCAAAAGAATATCGTCTCTTAAGAAATCCGGCAGATTTCTGACCTTGATCGCATCATATATAAATTCTCGGAAGATAGGAATTTGTCCGGTATTTGCATCGAAAGTCCTGAAAAATTGGAAATCATTATTGTACTTCAATAGAAGCACTGTAAAATCGTCGAAAGGTTCTTTTCCGGATGAAAAAGAACGGATCGTAGCGTACAATTCTTCCACAATTTTTTGGGCAGGAAGATGTCTTCTGGATTTGATTTCTTCTATCATTCTTTCCAGACCGAATTCATTTCCTTGGGCGTCTTTTTCTTCTACCGCTCCATCCGTATAGAGAACGAAAATATCTCCGGGTTTGACTGTAAAATTTCCACCCTTATATTTTGCGGTCGGGATCACACCAAGTGGAGGTCCCTGTCCTTTTAATAATTCGTAAGAGCCATCTTCTTTGATCCAGACCTGGTCATTATGACCTGCGGACGCATACTCTATCGTGAACATGGATGGATTATAATGAATGAAGAATGCAGTAACGAACATTCCAAAATGAGAATCTTCGAAAATCAGCTCGTTTCCTTGTCTTAAAATTTCTTCCGGAGTTAGATCATGGTTTCTGGCAAGAGTTCGAATGATAGAAGAACTCATCGCCATAAAGAGTGCTGCCGGCAGACTTTTGCCGGAAACGTCTGCGATCAAAAAAGAATATTGACCATCGCTGTACTGGTAATAATCGTAAAAATCTCCGGATACGTCCTTTGCAGGCACAGAAAGAATTCCCAAATCGAAGTTAGAATGAAATACTTTTTCGGAAGGAAGAATATTCTGCTGGATCTTCCGAGTAATTTCCATCTCCTGTTGGATCGCTTTTTTCTCCAACATCTCCGTTCTAAGACGGAAAGCTTCAAATCCCTTGGTAAACTGGGAAGCCATTGTCTGCAATAATCGGAAATCCGAGTCCTGATAAGAAAGTTTATCCTTTCTATCAGCGACAGTCAAGGCCCCATAAGGCTCTCCGCTGGATAAGAATAATGGAACAATAATATAAGAACCTTTTAAATATCTTCTGTCTAACTCATGAGGAAACGGTTGGTCCAAAATATCTCTTTTTAGGACCGGAAGACCTTCTTTAATACTGGATAAAACCTGGGTTCCGAAAATTTCCTCTTCCAATACCCGGTCTATCTTTTCGGCTTTCCCGTCGTAATAAGCACAATTGATAAAATTTTCTTTCGAAAGACTGTATAAGAAGATACCAGCGACACTCGCATCCAATTCTCGAATGATCAAGCGGATGGATTTTCTCACCAAGCCTAATCTATTCGTGGAAAGGCTGACTGCTTGGGATAAGTCGAATAAAGACTCTAACTCCGAAACTTTTTTACGAAGATCCTTGTTTGCATTCTCTAAGTTTTGGAGAAGTCCAGTCTTCTGAATGGCTAACGCAGAAGTTCCTGAAAAACTTAAGAAAAGTTCCAGATCTTCTCCTGTAAACGTTTCTCTGTCTACAGTATTGATTGCTTCGATTACACCGATGACTTCGTCGTTTGCGACCAAGGGTGCAGCCATAATATTACGAGTAGTGAATTGAGAAGCCTTATCTACTTCTTTATAAACACGATCATCATTTTGAGCATCATTGATGATCATAGGCTTACGTTCTCGAACGACTAATCCAGCCACACCTTTTCCAACAGGAACCTGCATTTTTGTGACTGCTTCACTTTTTTCGCCAAGCACTGTGTGGAAATAGAGATATTCTTTGGATTCATCCAAAAGAAGAACACTACATGCTTCCGTTCTGAATACTGTTTTAGAAGAAAGCATGATAGCTTCTAATAATTGAGAAAGATCTAAAGAAGAATTGATGAGCCCTGATACACGGATCACTTCCGTTAGAAGGAAGTCAAAACGTTCTGATTGCCTTTTTGCTTGAGCTGCTTCTAATACTAACTGAGTGGTAGCGAGTAAGGAAAGAGTGACAAGGGAAGCATCTCCGGATACATGAGATTCTTTTAATAATCTTCCTACGGTTTTACATGTAGTACGAAGAAGTTCAAAATCGGTTTTGGAAAAACGATCCGCAGTGGTCTTACCTTGCAAAACCAAAACGGCATAACTAGCACGATTTGCCTTTAAACTGGAATCCAGATCGTCTACTTTCAATCTGCAAACCAAAAGTGGATAACTACTTGGTGCTTTTGCCCAAGGAGGTGTTTTACCTTTTTCTAAAAGTAGATCTTTTCCGGATTGGGAGAATGCCCAGTGTGCAGCTTCGATCAGTTCTCTTTCATTACGACCGGAGATCTGTCTTATATTGGCGGCTTCTGTTGTGGAAAATATACCGCCTAGATCTGCATGAGTGAGTGCAATCGCCTCCCTCAGGAAACTATCAAAGATAGAGGAGACCCCTAATCCTTCTTCTAAAAAGAAGGAACCGTCACTTCGACTTCTAAGTAGGGTCTCCTGTTTTTTGATCTGGGTCAAGGTCGGAATTTAGGATTGGAATTTAAGGGATTCTTCCCTTAGTTTTCTATTAGCGAGTTCGAGTTCTTTGATTCGATTCATTGCAGAAATTAATTCATCTCTGGATAAGTTAGTCACGATTGAAGTTGCATCAAAAGCTTCTTTAACATCTTTTAATTCTTGTCCGGAGTATTGGATAATAGTCTCATACATACGAATGATCTCATCCGCATTCTCCAGTTCCTGCTCGTTCAATCTCAAAACTTTTTCATAACCTTTGATGATATCGTTTTGGATTTTTATTTTTTTCTGTAGCTCCTCGACGGAATCGCTCATCCGATTGCTCCTAAAATAATATATATTGACAGCATGCCCAAGGACACCAATTTGGAATCAAAGGGGATGTAGCTCAGTTGGGAGAGCATTTGAATGGCATTCAAAAGGTCGGGGGTTCGATTCCCCTCGTCTCCACCATCCTCAGCCGAACCTAATAGATAGTTTCCTTTCCTAATCACTGTCAAGACTAATGCGAGAGAATCATTGGACTTTTACCAGCCGGGGAAATCCCAAAAAAGACGAGGTGCTTTGGCTCCGGGACCCCTTACATTCTTTTGACCGAGCTTTCAGCCCGGAACTTTCTTCCAATTATTATCTTACGGTGGCAGAAGGTCCTGAAAAATTCTCAGGATTTTCCAATCAGGATATTCTGGAATTTTTAGAGAAAAGAAAGAAGAAACAAATTCTAATTGCGGAAGGATTTTCTGCGAGATTGATCTGGCCCCTTCTCACAGAGCCCCACGACAAAATACTTTCTGCATTTTTAGTTTTTCCAAATCCACTGCCGGTATCAGGATACTCCGCCTCTATTCTTGAAAAAACGGATTGGTTTCTTCGGAATTTAACCCAGATCCCTAAGTTTTTTTGGGACCCTTTCGGTTTAGAAAAGCTTTGGAACGGGTTGGAAAAAGAAGATCTCTATTCTCAAAAGGCAAAATGTCCTATAGGTTTACTTCTTCCTAGAACCGTTGGCCCATTGGAAACCCAGGCGGAGATATTACAAAACCTTTCGGTCGCAACTTCTGTATTCAGATGGGAAGCTCAAAATCCAAGATTTTTAGAACCGACCGCTGGAATGCTGTCTAAAATCCTAGAACCATTCTTAAAATCTGGTGGGCAAAAACCGGTGAAGGATAGCTCTAGGACAAGGTTCTGAAAATGTCAGTGCGTAAAATTCTCAAAATCGGCGATCCCCTTCTTAGAAAGACCAGTGAAAATGTTCATCCCGACGAACTGGGAACCAAAGAGTTCAAAAAGTTGATCCGGGACATGTTCGATACGATGAGACATGCGGACGGTGTAGGCCTTGCAGCTCCTCAGATCGGTATCATGAAGAAGATAGTAGTAGTCGGTTCCGACCCCGAGGACGATAGCCCATCTAGGGTTCCTGAAAGAATTCTTATCAATCCGGAGATCAAACCTATCACGGAATCAGTAGACGGAAACTGGGAAGGTTGCCTTTCCGTTCCGGGTATGAGGGGTTATGTAGAAAGACCTAATAAGATCCAAATGAAATGGATGGACGAAAAAGGAAATTCCCACGAGGAAACTATCGAAGGATATTCCGCAATCGTATACCAACATGAATGCGATCACCTAAACGGAGTTTTGTACGTAGATAGATTAAAAAGTACAAAAATGTTCGGATTCAACGACTCCATGGAACTAAGCGGTCCTATTCTGGACTAAAAAATTCTCCCCTAAACCCTTAAGCAGAATACCCATATGAAAAGTATCATCGAATATTTCCTCTCGAAAAGTATCTTCGTAAATTTACTTACCGTTCTGATCATTCTTGCCGGAAGTTTTCTTGCTGTTAAGATGAATAGAGAAGCATTCCCGAATATTAACTTCGATATAGTTTCTATCTCTACTCTATATTTGGGAGCTTCTCCCCAAGAGGTCGAAAAGTTAGTCACAAATCCCCTCGAAAAAGCGATCAAGGAAGTGGATGGGATCAAAGAATATAGATCCGCCTCCATCGAAGGTAGATCCGGTATCGTGGTTACATTGGATCCGGATACAAAGGATACTCAAAAAGTGGTGGATGATATTAAATCCGCCATAGACCGGGTTGAAGATCTTCCGGAAGAAGTAGAAGATCCTATCGTTACCGAGATTACAACCGCAAGAACTCCTGTGATCGAGGTTTCCATCACATTAAAAGAAGATGATGGTTCTGTCGAAGCTGAGAAAAAATTACGTGCCCAAGCAAAAATTGTAGAACAGGCTCTTTTGGATATTTCCGGGGTGGCAAAGGTTTCTCGCAGAGGCTGGAGAGAGACCGAAATGCAAGTGGATATTCTTCCGAATAGTTTATTCGGTTTTTATCTTACCGGTCAGGACGTAATCAACGCATTAAGAAATCGTAACGTAAACGTTCCTGGTGGAAATGTCACCGGTCTGGATAAAGAAATCATTCTTAGGACTATAGGAGAATTTGATACTCCAGAGGAAATTTCCAGAGTCCATGTGAGAGGAAACGAGATTGGAAATGCGATCCGAGTACAAGATATTGCGAGAGTTACGGAAGGTTTACGAGAAGCCGACTATATCGAAAATGTAAATGGAACTAAAACGGTAGCACTCACTGTTCTAAAAAGACAAAGTGCGGACGCGATCAAGGTAGTAGACAGCGTAAAAGCCACCGTAGAAAAATTCCGTCAAACTTCTCCCGAATTCCAATACGCGTTCGTAAATGATCTTTCTAAATATATTCGACGCAGATTGAATGTTTTAATTTCAAACGCTACCTTTGGGATGATCCTAGTTACAGGTTCTTTATTCTTCTTTTTAGGATGGAGAGTGGCGTTAATGACTGCTCTCGGGATCCCGGTGTCTTTTGGTGCTACATTCTTCATCATGGATCAATTCGGTCTGACCCTGAATTTGATCTCGATGTTCGGTCTAGTTTTGGTAGTCGGGATACTTGTAGATGATGCGATTATTATCTGTGAGAACGTATACAGATATATAGAAGAAGGACTTCCTCCTTACGAGGCTACATTAAAGGGAACCTTAGAAGTGGTCTCTCCAGTGACTGCAACTGTTACTACTACGATTGCTGCATTTGCTCCCCTTCTTTTTATGCCGGGAATTTTTGGT
This genomic window from Leptospira neocaledonica contains:
- a CDS encoding chemotaxis protein CheW; the encoded protein is MSTFEDNQYLTFKIGEETFGIGLLNVKEILEYTHVTTVPMMPSFIPGVINLRGNVVPVLDVCDKFFRKKHSPDKRTCIVIVEVPESVNGARMDIGLIVESVYEVLSIPSSEIEPPPTFGSRIRVDFLAGMARQASGFILLLNLLRLLTVEELTALEETKEEAANAIPAG
- a CDS encoding chemotaxis protein CheD, which translates into the protein MEPEIVRDIFLQPGGFYWGENGIRIRTLLGSCVALCFWHPYSKVGGMAHIMLPKRPPHISEPHPKYADDALESFLQQFQKLGERPGRFVCKIFGGASMFSPEEDKLEEVKKIVEIGEKNVESVLDLVRKANIDLTASNIGGKSHRKIYFSLWDGEVYMENPKN
- a CDS encoding protein-glutamate methylesterase/protein-glutamine glutaminase; amino-acid sequence: MIYVYIIDDSAVVRSVLKQVLEMNSDITVIGSSPDPVFALEKLGKSERWPDVIVLDIEMPRMDGISFLKKIMHTHPTPILICSSLAEESSETAWIALKEGAVGIVTKPKIGLKDFLEDSAVYLGECIRSASVSKLKHQIPVPSPRPNGLDFTKIATTDRIVAIGTSTGGTIALEEILTSLPANSPGIVIVQHMPEKFTETFANRLDKICKITVREAKDGDRIQEGIALIAPGNKHMEVVGSGAQFIVRITDGPLVNRHRPSVDVLFHSVAKHVGRNAKAFLLTGMGADGAAGLLEIRKAGGRTIAQDEASSVVFGMPREAIERGAAEKILSLGDVPSEILAG
- a CDS encoding biotin/lipoyl-containing protein, whose product is MIDYQNRRITFRESTSPWIHSFSLETIKCLIVCRGPVRKEAMEIFDQIGIREYGILLSEKDSVVYPMALAPELRDFRFPSNIHRVPDYMGAGAEEKAARIKQIIQIAKDNGYTHIFAGYGFMAEDSEFIEAIEESGITFMGPSSHVAHQAGSKDEAKKLARKLNVSVTPGVDTISATCLLKKAKDEKALVTLAKEKGLNYTYNSSISLEENAEALLYAGYEKITELVTIPELQAQAEIETAEIWKKYPSNRIRFKYVGGGGGKGQRVVSKPEEVKTAVQEILSESKVTAPGSNRNFLIELNIEKTRHNEIQLIGNGEWCLALGGRDCSVQMHEQKLLEISLTQELLQNEIAVLEKTSPKKAEIMKADLQVLKEMEEQSERFGEAVALNSVSTFELIVEGTNHFFMEMNTRIQVEHRVTEMVYSLKFTNPENKSEFFIVDSLIEAMALLALHGKRLPKPERVVRNISGAEVRINATNKAIQPHAGGVILGWSKPLPEEIRDDQGISVRNPDTGLFVHYKVAGAYDSNIALLITYGTSREDNLRKLGNILRKTELRGQDLQTNLLVHYGLIHWILGKDPLFKPSTAFMISYLAAVGALESLGKDVDLEVAWTKLLSNAPAEGKKVLSRKLTLITRPVAELLADAHVLAGFLGYHENVSWKIEKDQVVWLRNPIHILSDLYYYLHMEGELHQSPSEQIWDHDQAVLQSALAFYKELGKLTGKKEDSPDWDSVFAGKAPAGVDAGVWTKAISSHKGFQIGLELLKLIPNLGNKSGFYKLGVDENLEPVIPEEFKKADTRDAFIKFLAPAPKASSDEIVSPMGGMFYSKEAPDLPPMVKEGEHFKAGQPLFIVEVMKMFNKITAPFSGTIKDVILKDSDGKIIQKGQTIFKIVPDEVVKIETPEEIQDRKNKVTFSLL
- a CDS encoding acyl-CoA carboxylase subunit beta gives rise to the protein MSEQAYSIDNPFQSSNQSESQPVSSIYDDANAMGKELLEKPLQGGGTDRILVQHSKGRMTVWERIKVLTNSEPNILYQNWGKNLDGASLITGILNINGRDVAIYGHDFTLRAGSMDATNGNKLARLIYMAGEHGIPLIGMNDSAGAYVPAGVGGLDGYSEAFTALRKISGVVPSLMLMFGFNAGGGAYLPRQGSFMIQPENTFFGLTGPGVVKSVLGEDISADDLGGPKVHGQSGVVDLVTNDELGALRTALRLLSYLPDNSSSAAPFHPTSDPTDRFIYEEEILFKKTFNSPTGMNTPFDITLYIQNICDHGQYFEIQPQRSRNLVTAFGRLGGHVVGFVANNSAVSSGQIDIGAARKGTRFIRFCNVYNIPLIFLEDTTGFLPGKEQEQNGIVLEGRKLLDSIIDIRTPRLTLIIRNAFGGAYASFNSYHTGADMVFALPTARIAVMGPAGKDYVYKDEITAIQKEYKENLKNGASEKDAAATRDKKLQLLSQKYEKDLMNPKEALSLGSVSRIVLPGTTRNILYKNLDYLIRHYKPGPMSGPQREFE
- a CDS encoding STAS domain-containing protein, giving the protein MELTVEIKGNSRVIHLIGNMDVHNTHRIEQAFMDHIRKATESNIVLDMSNVEFVSSAGLRVIVGSLRVCKEREIQLKLAALRPAVRKVFEIIDMDSLFKIYDTVDSSLQ